One window from the genome of Lentibacillus daqui encodes:
- a CDS encoding asparaginase, with product MKRILIIHTGGTISMLENKQTGEVTTTADHPLMNVSAHFKAVADVDEIIAFQLPSPQITPKHMLDLAKLIDQKSDLYDGIVVTHGTDTLEETAYFLNLVVQTNKPIILTGAMRSSNEIGSDALYNLLSSLRVAVEDDAAGKGVLVVMNDEIHTADNVTKTSTSNVATFQSPQYGPIGIITKDSIIFHHTIITREFFPVKTIIKTVILLKAYAGMDSQLINAVANLKPDGVVIEGLGQGNLPKEVIPSLQTMIAEGIPVALVSRCYQGIVQPTYSYDGGGKQLKDMGIIFAKGLNGPKARIKLLLALEQQQHDLDTLKRCFEQK from the coding sequence TTGAAACGTATCTTAATCATTCACACTGGAGGGACAATCTCCATGCTGGAAAATAAACAAACGGGTGAGGTTACAACAACAGCGGATCATCCATTAATGAATGTATCAGCCCATTTTAAAGCAGTTGCCGATGTGGATGAGATCATTGCTTTTCAGTTGCCCTCTCCACAAATAACCCCTAAACATATGTTGGATTTGGCCAAATTAATTGATCAAAAAAGCGACTTGTACGATGGTATCGTTGTCACACATGGAACTGACACATTGGAGGAAACAGCATATTTTCTCAACTTGGTTGTGCAAACAAATAAACCAATTATTCTCACAGGTGCGATGCGATCCAGTAACGAAATTGGTTCAGACGCACTTTATAACTTGCTTAGCTCATTAAGGGTTGCGGTAGAAGATGATGCCGCGGGAAAAGGAGTATTGGTGGTAATGAATGATGAGATACACACTGCTGATAATGTGACCAAGACATCAACCAGTAATGTGGCAACATTTCAAAGCCCACAATATGGCCCAATTGGTATCATAACGAAGGATTCGATTATTTTTCATCACACAATTATTACAAGGGAGTTTTTTCCTGTCAAAACGATTATAAAAACGGTTATCTTATTAAAAGCTTATGCCGGCATGGATAGCCAATTAATCAATGCGGTAGCAAACTTGAAACCTGATGGAGTTGTCATTGAAGGGCTTGGCCAAGGAAATCTGCCAAAAGAGGTAATACCCTCCCTGCAAACCATGATAGCTGAAGGAATACCTGTGGCACTTGTTTCAAGATGCTATCAGGGGATTGTCCAGCCAACGTACAGCTATGACGGCGGAGGCAAACAGCTTAAAGACATGGGCATTATTTTTGCTAAGGGGTTAAATGGTCCCAAGGCTCGCATAAAATTATTATTGGCACTTGAACAGCAACAGCATGATCTGGACACGTTAAAACGCTGCTTTGAGCAAAAATAA
- a CDS encoding YpdA family putative bacillithiol disulfide reductase: protein MQMEHTIIVGGGPCGLSAAIELQRKNIIPLIIEKENIVNTIYNFPTHQTFFSTSDRLEIGDRMFITEKQKPVRMEALTYYRTVAEREKIRINPYEKVIEIEKQDDTFFVKSQKTTGETQEIQEYQAENVIIASGYYDHPNWLNVPGEEKQKVVHYFKEGHPYFNKDVVVIGGKNSAVDATMELHKAGARITVLYRGSSYSKSIKPWILPDFDSLIRKNIVTMEFNAQVNEIKDDAVVYTVNGETKQIKNDYVFAMTGYRPDHQFLKNTGIYINEEDGRPYFNEQTMETNIPGIYVAGVITSGYNNNIIFIENGRDHGKLIAEAIQNKK from the coding sequence ATGCAAATGGAGCATACGATTATTGTAGGTGGCGGTCCTTGTGGTCTATCAGCTGCAATTGAATTACAAAGAAAAAACATTATACCGCTTATCATTGAAAAAGAAAATATTGTTAATACCATCTATAATTTCCCGACACACCAAACCTTTTTTAGTACAAGTGATCGTTTGGAAATTGGCGATCGGATGTTTATTACAGAAAAGCAAAAACCCGTTAGAATGGAAGCTTTAACCTATTATCGTACGGTAGCCGAGCGGGAAAAAATAAGAATCAATCCTTACGAAAAGGTAATAGAGATAGAAAAACAAGATGACACATTTTTCGTGAAATCGCAAAAGACAACTGGCGAAACGCAAGAAATACAGGAATATCAGGCAGAAAATGTGATCATCGCTTCAGGCTATTATGATCATCCCAATTGGCTGAACGTTCCGGGAGAAGAAAAGCAAAAGGTTGTGCATTATTTTAAGGAAGGACATCCGTATTTTAATAAAGATGTGGTTGTGATCGGTGGGAAAAACTCAGCTGTTGACGCGACAATGGAACTTCATAAAGCGGGAGCCCGGATTACTGTTTTATATCGGGGCAGTTCTTACTCAAAGAGCATCAAGCCATGGATCCTGCCTGATTTTGATTCATTAATACGGAAAAATATTGTAACGATGGAATTCAATGCACAGGTGAACGAAATTAAGGATGATGCTGTTGTCTATACCGTAAACGGTGAAACAAAACAGATTAAGAATGATTACGTTTTTGCAATGACCGGCTATCGACCAGACCACCAATTTCTTAAAAATACCGGCATTTATATTAATGAGGAAGACGGTCGGCCTTACTTCAATGAGCAAACAATGGAAACTAATATTCCGGGAATTTATGTCGCTGGTGTTATCACTTCAGGGTATAATAATAATATTATCTTTATTGAAAATGGTCGTGATCACGGCAAATTAATTGCTGAGGCGATCCAGAATAAGAAATAA
- the rpsA gene encoding 30S ribosomal protein S1, whose amino-acid sequence MSESNHELTEVSIGDVVTGTVIKVEEKQVLVDIGYKTEGIVPISELSNLHVETTGDVVKEGDELQLKVKKVEDDEVVLSKRAVDADKAWDTLETKYQNGDIIETEVKEVVKGGLVVDIGLRGFIPASLVETYYVEDFSEYLHQPITVKIVDLDKEQNRVILSHRAVVEDEQTARKQQLLQSLEAGQVLEGTVQRITSFGVFVDLGGIDGLVHISQLAHEHVNKASDVVSEGDKIKVEVLAVDRDNERISLSRKATLPGPWENIEERISKGDVLEGTVKRLVNFGAFVEVLPGVEGLVHISQIANRHIGTPQEVLEEGQTVKVKVLDVNETEERISLSIKDLEEQQATDDYKQYEKDDDQSSFQLGDMIGDKLNKYK is encoded by the coding sequence ATGAGTGAATCAAATCATGAGTTAACCGAAGTTTCGATAGGCGATGTTGTGACCGGGACCGTTATAAAGGTAGAGGAAAAACAGGTTTTGGTCGACATTGGATATAAAACAGAAGGGATTGTTCCGATTAGTGAGCTGTCCAACCTTCATGTAGAAACAACAGGCGATGTGGTTAAAGAAGGCGATGAACTGCAATTGAAGGTAAAGAAAGTAGAGGATGATGAGGTAGTCTTATCGAAGCGTGCAGTAGATGCGGACAAGGCTTGGGACACTTTGGAAACCAAATATCAAAATGGCGATATTATAGAAACAGAGGTTAAAGAAGTTGTCAAAGGTGGCTTAGTCGTTGATATTGGTCTGCGCGGATTTATTCCTGCCTCACTTGTAGAAACTTATTATGTAGAGGATTTTTCAGAATATCTTCATCAGCCAATAACCGTGAAAATTGTTGATCTGGACAAAGAACAAAACCGGGTTATTTTATCCCACCGCGCTGTCGTGGAGGATGAGCAGACTGCGAGAAAACAGCAATTATTACAATCATTGGAAGCGGGTCAAGTGCTGGAAGGAACCGTACAGCGAATTACGAGTTTCGGTGTATTTGTTGATCTTGGCGGAATTGATGGCCTTGTCCATATATCCCAGCTTGCTCATGAACATGTTAATAAGGCATCAGATGTTGTATCAGAGGGCGATAAAATTAAGGTCGAGGTATTGGCTGTCGATCGTGACAATGAACGCATTTCACTGTCGCGGAAAGCTACATTGCCTGGCCCGTGGGAAAATATAGAAGAACGCATTTCCAAAGGTGACGTTCTCGAAGGTACAGTGAAGCGGCTGGTAAACTTTGGCGCGTTTGTTGAAGTGTTACCAGGTGTAGAGGGCTTAGTGCATATTTCCCAAATCGCCAATCGTCACATTGGTACACCACAGGAGGTATTGGAAGAAGGTCAAACGGTCAAGGTTAAAGTCCTTGATGTTAATGAAACAGAAGAACGCATATCACTAAGTATTAAAGACTTGGAAGAGCAACAAGCCACAGACGATTATAAGCAATATGAGAAAGACGATGATCAATCCAGTTTCCAGCTCGGTGATATGATTGGTGATAAATTGAATAAATATAAGTAA
- the cmk gene encoding (d)CMP kinase has product MKEQIRIAIDGPAAAGKSTVARIVARKLSYIYIDTGAMYRALTLKALREDVPVDDEIRLSELLIHTEIVLMQAEGGQSVLVDGEDVTSEIRSLPITNQVSYVAKHPSIRKEMVKRQQELAATGGVVMDGRDIGTHVLPDAEVKIFLLATVEERARRRYKENEEKGFHSDLDELKKEIEQRDLIDSKRETAPLVKAKDAVEVDTTSLSIREVAALILDQVKKVIS; this is encoded by the coding sequence ATGAAGGAACAAATCAGAATAGCAATTGACGGGCCTGCTGCAGCGGGAAAAAGCACCGTGGCGAGAATTGTCGCTCGTAAGCTTAGTTATATTTATATTGATACAGGTGCCATGTACCGCGCTTTAACGCTGAAGGCATTACGAGAAGACGTCCCTGTTGATGACGAAATACGTTTGTCCGAGCTGTTAATACATACTGAAATTGTGCTCATGCAGGCAGAAGGAGGACAAAGCGTTTTAGTAGATGGTGAAGATGTCACATCGGAAATTCGCTCGTTGCCAATTACCAATCAAGTTTCCTATGTAGCCAAACATCCAAGTATACGCAAAGAAATGGTCAAACGGCAGCAGGAACTTGCCGCAACAGGCGGGGTGGTAATGGATGGGCGGGATATCGGCACCCATGTATTGCCGGATGCCGAAGTGAAAATATTTCTTTTGGCAACAGTGGAAGAACGAGCAAGACGCAGGTATAAAGAAAACGAAGAAAAAGGCTTTCATTCGGATTTGGATGAACTGAAAAAGGAAATAGAACAACGGGATCTGATTGATTCAAAACGGGAGACGGCGCCACTAGTCAAGGCAAAAGATGCTGTTGAAGTAGATACGACATCATTGTCAATCAGGGAAGTGGCAGCGCTTATATTGGATCAGGTCAAAAAAGTAATCAGTTGA
- a CDS encoding lysophospholipid acyltransferase family protein has translation MSFYHFAKVIVSLIFFPLYRIHVIGKNNVPSSGPVIICSNHISNLDPPVVGITSPREIYFMAKGELFNKRFLNKLLSAFHAFPVKRGMSDRNALRKGLNILKEGHTLGLFPEGTRSKTGELGEPLAGAGFFALRSNATIVPCFISGPYKPFHKQTVIYGKPMNIEAYRNSKSSAKECAEAIMAEIKLLKDQHESTLLDK, from the coding sequence ATGAGCTTTTATCATTTTGCAAAGGTCATTGTATCGCTTATCTTTTTTCCTTTGTATCGCATCCACGTAATCGGTAAAAATAATGTACCAAGTTCAGGTCCTGTGATCATTTGCAGTAATCATATATCCAATTTGGATCCCCCGGTAGTCGGAATCACCTCACCCCGAGAGATTTATTTTATGGCAAAAGGGGAATTATTCAACAAACGTTTTTTGAACAAGTTATTATCAGCGTTTCATGCCTTCCCGGTGAAAAGAGGAATGAGCGACCGTAACGCATTGCGAAAAGGGCTAAATATCCTTAAAGAAGGTCATACACTGGGGCTCTTTCCTGAAGGGACAAGGAGTAAGACCGGGGAATTGGGCGAGCCATTAGCAGGCGCTGGGTTTTTTGCTTTACGTTCCAATGCGACAATTGTTCCATGCTTCATTTCCGGGCCATATAAACCGTTTCACAAACAAACGGTTATATACGGAAAACCAATGAATATAGAAGCTTACCGTAACAGCAAGAGTTCCGCCAAAGAATGTGCGGAAGCAATTATGGCCGAAATCAAATTGTTAAAAGATCAGCATGAATCTACTTTACTTGACAAATAA
- the ypeB gene encoding germination protein YpeB: MTRWILITVLAVGLVGVGIWGYQEHRDKNAVLMQAENTYQRSFHDLSYNMDLLNDKIGTALAMNSRGTLSPQLAEIWRLSSNALSDVGQLPLSLLPFNKTEEFLSNIGDFTYKTAVRDLDKKPLTDQETKKLETLYKQSGDITNELRQVQHVVLNNNLRWMDVQLALASDKAKSDNTIIDGLKTVEKKSEGFSESNLNTAPTGKSSQEHQYKFLNGNKISKNEALKRARSLLQISNDDDVTLTKSGKGADIPFYSISSKDGDKSSYMDISEQGGKPISLVVDRPVGEQKLSLNDGLKKAEANLKKYGFDHMKFFQSSQYDNVGVYSFLYDDDGVRVYSDAVQVKVGLDKGDILGLTAREYYMNHTDRDIAKPNITKDEAKAKVNPEVKINEEHLAVIDNDSGDEVLTYEFLGVLGNETYRIFINAMDGSEEKVEKMGGTELKYA, translated from the coding sequence ATGACTCGATGGATATTAATTACCGTATTGGCAGTTGGCTTGGTTGGAGTTGGAATTTGGGGTTATCAGGAGCATCGTGATAAAAATGCAGTTCTTATGCAAGCAGAGAATACCTATCAACGCTCATTTCACGACCTCTCATACAATATGGATTTATTAAATGACAAGATCGGCACGGCACTTGCGATGAACTCCAGGGGAACATTATCTCCGCAATTAGCCGAAATTTGGCGTCTCTCATCAAACGCACTATCTGATGTTGGACAACTGCCATTGTCGTTGCTTCCATTTAATAAGACAGAGGAGTTTCTGTCCAATATTGGTGATTTTACCTATAAAACAGCGGTTAGGGATTTAGATAAAAAGCCGCTGACCGATCAGGAAACAAAAAAGTTGGAGACATTATATAAACAATCGGGTGATATCACGAATGAATTGCGCCAAGTACAACACGTTGTCCTCAATAATAATCTTCGTTGGATGGACGTACAGCTCGCCTTGGCATCTGATAAAGCCAAATCGGATAACACAATCATTGATGGACTGAAAACTGTCGAGAAAAAATCAGAAGGGTTCTCAGAAAGCAACCTGAATACTGCACCAACCGGAAAGTCATCACAGGAACATCAATATAAATTTCTGAATGGGAATAAAATCTCAAAAAACGAGGCATTAAAGCGTGCCAGGTCACTTTTGCAGATTTCAAATGACGATGATGTCACGCTAACCAAAAGTGGTAAAGGTGCAGATATACCGTTCTACAGTATATCCTCTAAAGATGGCGACAAATCTTCTTATATGGATATATCAGAACAAGGGGGAAAACCTATTTCACTTGTTGTCGACCGTCCAGTGGGAGAACAAAAACTGAGCCTCAATGATGGCTTAAAAAAGGCTGAAGCCAACTTAAAAAAATATGGTTTTGATCATATGAAATTTTTCCAAAGCAGTCAATATGATAATGTTGGTGTCTATTCTTTTCTTTATGATGACGATGGTGTCCGGGTTTATTCTGATGCAGTTCAGGTGAAAGTGGGACTGGATAAGGGAGATATATTAGGCTTAACCGCAAGAGAATACTACATGAACCATACCGATCGGGATATAGCCAAACCTAACATTACGAAAGATGAAGCTAAAGCAAAAGTCAACCCGGAAGTAAAGATTAACGAAGAACATTTGGCGGTGATTGATAATGATTCGGGTGACGAGGTATTAACGTACGAATTCCTTGGTGTACTTGGTAATGAAACATACCGCATTTTTATTAATGCAATGGATGGCAGCGAGGAGAAAGTAGAAAAAATGGGTGGAACGGAACTGAAATATGCATGA
- the sleB gene encoding spore cortex-lytic enzyme, with product MTCKKMFLLFIIICFFSVGLQASHPPKTVHAFSDQVIQKGATGDDVIELQARLQYIGFYKGKIDGVFGWGTYWALRNFQQEFGMKVDGLAGPKLKQKLVKATKYDKQRILKQMGNGQAAANQGGGNNTNKQSNTTTSVNVPQGFSQNDIKLIANAVYGESRGESYVGQVAVAAVILNRVESPNFPNTVSGVIFEPLAFTAVADGQIWLTPNETAKRATLDAINGWDPTGNALYYFNPATATSAWIWSRPQIKQIGKHIFCK from the coding sequence ATGACCTGTAAAAAAATGTTCCTATTATTTATTATCATATGTTTCTTTTCCGTAGGACTCCAGGCATCACACCCCCCAAAAACTGTACATGCTTTTAGTGACCAAGTTATTCAAAAAGGTGCAACAGGAGACGATGTTATCGAGCTTCAGGCCAGATTGCAATACATTGGTTTCTATAAGGGGAAGATTGATGGAGTTTTTGGGTGGGGAACATATTGGGCATTACGAAATTTTCAACAGGAATTCGGGATGAAGGTAGATGGGCTTGCGGGTCCGAAATTAAAGCAAAAGCTAGTTAAGGCAACGAAGTATGATAAACAACGCATACTTAAACAAATGGGGAACGGACAGGCGGCTGCCAATCAAGGCGGTGGAAATAACACGAATAAGCAAAGCAACACAACAACTTCGGTTAACGTACCCCAAGGTTTTTCGCAAAATGATATTAAATTAATCGCTAATGCGGTATATGGTGAATCACGTGGAGAGTCGTATGTCGGTCAGGTTGCTGTTGCAGCAGTAATATTAAACCGGGTGGAAAGTCCGAATTTCCCGAATACAGTTTCCGGTGTTATCTTTGAACCATTGGCCTTTACAGCCGTTGCGGACGGACAAATTTGGTTAACACCAAACGAAACAGCAAAAAGAGCAACACTGGATGCAATCAATGGCTGGGATCCAACAGGAAATGCACTATATTATTTCAATCCAGCAACAGCTACATCTGCCTGGATTTGGTCCAGACCGCAAATCAAACAAATTGGTAAGCACATATTTTGTAAATAG
- a CDS encoding YphA family membrane protein: MSSLTDGLIFLWFSWILWIIVTFFMRKGRKRTYFACVLLLLICGSNMTWEIGEYKVTFSFLILFVSLVFFHTIAQSLYLLFSAFTLCLAYTGILFWEQITPIWMFLPRMILIPLVLVTIISVLIKSFEHKLAIGLFGITFGEIYHSVVLVRYTIREPIGDTAFFDMLMTFLMLLTVLEILHKGKTVLYAFAQTFSRPTVKKHKVHKTLNG; encoded by the coding sequence GTGAGTTCATTGACAGACGGATTAATATTTTTATGGTTTTCTTGGATATTATGGATCATAGTTACGTTCTTTATGCGGAAAGGACGAAAACGAACGTATTTTGCCTGTGTGTTGCTATTGTTAATTTGCGGTTCAAATATGACATGGGAAATTGGAGAATATAAGGTTACTTTTTCATTTTTAATTCTGTTCGTTTCACTTGTTTTTTTTCATACTATCGCTCAGTCACTTTACCTGTTATTTTCCGCATTTACCCTTTGTCTTGCTTATACTGGTATTCTATTTTGGGAACAAATCACGCCGATATGGATGTTTTTGCCACGAATGATACTTATCCCCCTTGTACTGGTTACTATCATTTCTGTGCTAATCAAATCATTCGAACACAAATTGGCAATTGGATTATTCGGAATTACTTTTGGAGAAATATATCATAGTGTTGTTTTAGTGAGGTATACGATTCGGGAACCCATCGGGGATACGGCATTTTTTGATATGTTAATGACATTTTTGATGCTTCTTACTGTTCTTGAAATATTGCATAAAGGAAAAACTGTCTTATACGCTTTTGCCCAAACATTCTCACGGCCAACTGTTAAAAAGCATAAAGTACACAAAACATTAAATGGATGA